One Oryza brachyantha chromosome 3, ObraRS2, whole genome shotgun sequence DNA segment encodes these proteins:
- the LOC102704231 gene encoding glycine-rich cell wall structural protein-like: protein MGRAARRARALALAALVAVLVVVACTEARLLEKETLGGGGGFGGGGGFGGGAGLGGGGGAGGGFGGGLGHGGGLGGGFGGGKGGGLGGGLGGGGGAGGGFGGGLGHGGGLGHSGGLGGGFGGGKGGGLGGGAGGGGGLGGGAGGGLGGGVGGGGGLTGGAGGGGGLGGGAGGGLGGGGAGGGGGLGGGAGGGSGGAGGGLGGGAGGGGGLGGGAGGGLSGGAGAGGGLGGGAGGGGGLGGGAGGELGGGAGAGGGLGGGAGGGGGLGGGVGGGGGLGGGAGAGGGLGGGAGGGGGLGGGAGGGLGGGAGGGGGLGSGEGGGLGGGAGGGFGDGAGAGGGGGLGGGAGGGGGVGAGGGFGGGKGGGFGGGLGGGGGIGAGGGAGGGAGAGFGGGAAY, encoded by the exons ATGGGGAGAGCGGCGAGGCGTGCGCGGGCCTTGGCGCTCGCGGCATTGGTCGCGGTGCTGGTTGTAGTGGCATGTACAGAGGCGCGGCTACTGGAGAAGGAGACGTTGGGCGGTGGAGGAGGTTTCGGTGGTGGGGGTGGCTTTGGCGGTGGTGCTGGGCtcggaggaggcggtggagcaGGTGGTGGGTTCGGTGGAGGGCTTGGTCATGGTGGAGGTCTTGGTGGTGGGTTTGGAGGAGGTAAAGGTGGTGGCCTAGGTGGTGGTcttggcggtggtggcggtgcagGTGGTGGTTTTGGTGGAGGGCTTGGCCATGGTGGAGGTCTTGGACACAGTGGTGGCCTTGGAGGTGGGTTTGGTGGTGGGAAGGGCGGTGGCCTCGGTGGTGGAgctggcggaggaggcgggctAGGTGGTGGAGCTGGGGGTGGTCTTGGTGGTGGTgtaggtggaggtggaggactTACTGGTGGTgccggtggaggtggtgggctTGGCGGTGGTGCGGGAGGTGGActtggtggcggtggtgccggtggaggcggcggtctTGGTGGAGGTGCCGGTGGAGGTAGTGGCGGTGCAGGAGGCGGGCTTGGTGGTGGTgccggtggaggcggcgggcttGGCGGCGGTGCCGGAGGTGGGCTTAGTGGTGGTGCCGGTGCAGGAGGAGGCCTGGGTGGTGGTgccggtggaggcggcgggctaGGCGGTGGGGCTGGAGGCGAGCTTGGTGGTGGTGCCGGTGCAGGAGGAGGCCTGGGAGGTGGTGCCGGTGGAGGTGGCGGGcttggtggtggtgttggtggaggcggtgggctTGGTGGTGGTGCCGGTGCAGGAGGAGGCCTGGGTGGTGGTgccggtggaggcggcgggcttGGCGGTGGTGCAGGAGGCGGGCTTGGTGGCGGtgctggtggaggcggtggacTTGGTAGTGGTGAAGGAGGAGGCCTAGGTGGAGGTGCTGGAGGTGGGTTTGGTGATGGTGCCGGTgctggtggaggtggtggactCGGTGGTGGTGCTGGAGGGGGTGGTGGCGTAGGAGCTGGAGGTGGTTTTGGGGGTGGCAAAGGTGGTGGCTTTGGCGGCGGcctcggtggtggtggtggcattGGTGCTGGTGGAGGAGCCGGaggtggtgctggtgctggcTTTGGCGGAGGCGCTG CTTATTGA
- the LOC102701900 gene encoding probable pectinesterase 67 — protein MARLHLLLLPFLVATVAVLVSPFGRTLAKTAKKSDDIVNGPLLTSKINAKRTLIVGPEDEFKTVQAAIDAVPVGNAEWVIVHLRSGIYREKVVIPETKPFIFMRGNGKGRTSITHESTSSHNAESAAFAVHANNVIVFGISFRNSARAGLPNTPEIRAVSTMVSGDKVAFYHCAFYSPHHTLFDDIGRHYYESCYIQGNIDFIFGGGQSIFQCPEIFVKPDRRTEIKGSITAQDRKEEDGSGFVFIKGKVYGVGQVYLGRANEAYSRVIFADTYLSKTINPAGWTNYGYNGPTDHMVLGEYNCTGPGAADASSERVPWARKFTKEEADKFITVDFINGKEWLPAFYY, from the exons ATGGCCCGACtgcatctcctcctcctccctttcCTAGTTGCCACCGTGGCGGTGCTCGTCTCGCCGTTTGGCCGCACACTTGCTAAGACAGCCAAGAAGAGCGACGACATCGTCAATGGCCCCCTTCTCACCTCCAAAATCAATGCCAAGCGTACATTGATCGTTGGCCCCGAGGACGAGTTCAAAACCGTGCAGGCAGCCATTGACGCTGTGCCTGTCGGGAATGCCGAGTGGGTCATCGTCCATCTCCGCTCCGGCATCTACAG GGAGAAAGTTGTGATCCCAGAGACAAAGCCGTTCATCTTCATGAGGGGCAATGGCAAGGGCCGAACCTCCATCACCCACGAATCAACCTCTTCCCACAATGCCGAGTCTGCCGCATTCGCCGTGCACGCAAACAACGTCATTGTCTTTGGAATTAGCTTCAGG AACAGCGCGCGTGCTGGGCTGCCCAATACCCCGGAGATACGCGCGGTGTCTACCATGGTTAGCGGCGATAAGGTGGCCTTCTACCACTGTGCGTTCTATAGCCCACACCATACCCTCTTCGACGACATCGGTCGCCACTATTACGAGAGTTGCTACATTCAGGGTAACATCGACTTCATCTTTGGCGGCGGCCAGTCTATCTTCCAG TGCCCGGAGATCTTTGTGAAGCCTGACCGGCGGACGGAGATCAAGGGGTCCATCACAGCACAGGACCGCAAGGAAGAAGATGGCAGCGGCTTTGTCTTCATCAAGGGCAAGGTGTACGGCGTAGGCCAGGTGTACCTAGGCCGTGCCAATGAGGCCTACTCGCGTGTCATCTTTGCTGACACCTACCTCTCCAAGACTATCAACCCGGCCGGTTGGACCAACTACGGCTACAATGGACCGACTGA CCACATGGTACTCGGGGAGTACAACTGCACTGGGCCGGGCGCTGCCGATGCGTCGTCGGAGCGTGTACCATGGGCACGAAAGTTCACCAAGGAGGAGGCTGACAAGTTCATAACCGTTGACTTCATCAATGGCAAGGAGTGGCTTCCGGCGTTCTACTACTGA
- the LOC102702174 gene encoding GDSL esterase/lipase At4g16230-like has protein sequence MVLVRLTMLVFLAVLLAGACLVVVTGDGMPATFVFGDSLVDAGNNNYLVSLSKANYPPNGIDFDGHQPTGRYTNGRTIVDILGKEMGMGGFVPPYLAPETAGDVLLKGVNYASGGGGILNQTGSIFGGRINLDAQIDNYANNRHDLITRHGEVAAVSLLRGALFSITMGSNDFINNYLTPIFSVPERAVTPPEAFIDSMISKFREQLIRLYLLDARKIVVANVGPIGCIPYLRDTTPSAGAACAEFPNQMARSFNRKLRGLVDELSTNLTGSRFLYADVYRIFADIIANHKSHGFEVADSACCYVSGRFGGLLPCGPTSQYCADRSKYVFWDPYHPSDAANALIARRIIDGDPADISPINVRQLITSS, from the exons ATGGTATTGGTTCGTCTTACTATGCTGGTCTTTCTCGCCGTCCTCCTTGCCGGCGCTTGCCTTGTCGTCGTTACCGGCGATGGTATGCCGGCCACCTTCGTCTTCGGTGACTCGCTCGTCGACGCCGGCAACAACAACTACCTCGTCTCCCTGTCCAAGGCCAACTACCCACCCAATGGCATAGACTTCGACGGCCACCAGCCCACCGGCCGGTACACAAACGGCCGCACCATCGTCGACATACTAG GGAAGGAGATGGGGATGGGAGGATTTGTACCGCCCTACCTGGCGCCGGAgaccgccggcgacgtcctGCTTAAAGGCGTCAACTACGcgtccggcggcggaggcattCTGAACCAAACCGGCAGCATCTTC GGTGGTCGCATAAATCTGGACGCCCAGATCGACAACTACGCCAACAACCGGCACGACCTGATCACGCGGcacggggaggtggcggcggtgagcCTTCTCCGGGGCGCGCTCTTCTCCATCACGATGGGATCCAATGACTTCATCAACAACTACCTCACCCCCATATTCTCCGTGCCGGAGCGCGCCGTGACACCACCGGAGGCCTTCATCGACTCCATGATCTCCAAGTTCCGGGAGCAGCTCATA AGGCTGTACCTGCTCGACGCCCGTAAGATCGTGGTGGCGAACGTCGGGCCGATCGGCTGCATCCCGTACCTGAGGGAcacgacgccgtcggccggcgcggcgtgcGCCGAGTTCCCGAACCAGATGGCCCGCTCGTTCAACCGCAAGCTACGTGGCCTGGTGGACGAGCTGAGCACCAACCTCACCGGCTCCCGCTTCCTGTACGCCGACGTCTACCGCATCTTCGCCGACATCATCGCCAACCACAAGTCGCACG GGTTTGAGGTGGCGGACTCGGCGTGCTGCTACGTGAGCGGGCGGTTCGGCGGGCTGCTGCCGTGCGGGCCGACGTCGCAGTACTGCGCGGACAGGTCCAAGTACGTGTTCTGGGACCCGTACCACCCCAGCGACGCCGCGAACGCTCTCATCGCCCGCCGCATCATCGACGGCGACCCGGCGGACATCTCCCCGATCAACGTGCGCCAGCTGATCACGAGCTCCTGA
- the LOC102702452 gene encoding probable enoyl-CoA hydratase 1, peroxisomal: MDATSPDSGDLILVEPAKPGSPVAVVTINRPKALNALTRPMMVSLAAAFRRLDADDGVAAVVLAGRGRAFCSGVDLTAAEEVFKGDVKDPAADPVVQMERCRKPIVGAIAGFAVTAGFEIALACDILVAGRSAKFIDTHAKFGIFPSWGLSQKLSRIVGPNRAREVSLTCIPITAEMGEKWGLVNHIVDDSQVLSKAIEVCEAIARNNRNLVVLYKSVINDGLQLDLEHARALEKERAHDYYNGMTKEQFASMQKFIQGRGSKPPSKL; encoded by the exons ATGGATGCCACATCGCCGGACTCCGGTGACCTCATCCTGGTCGAGCCGGCGAAGCCGGGGtccccggtcgccgtcgtgaCCATCAACCGGCCCAAAGCGCTGAACGCGCTGACGCGGCCTATGATGGTGTcactggcggcggcgttccGGCGGCTGGATGCCGACGacggggtggcggcggtggtgctggcggggcgcgggcgcgcgttCTGCTCCGGCGTTGACCTGACTGCTGCGGAGGAGGTGTTCAAGGGGGACGTGAAGGATCCCGCCGCCGACCCCGTTGTACAGATGGAGCGCTGTCGTAAGCCCATCgtcggcgccatcgccggattcgccgtcaccgctggATTTGAGATCGCCCTCGCTTGCGACATTCTAGTCGCCGGCCGCTCCGCTAAGTTCATCGACACCCATGCTAA ATTTGGGATATTCCCTTCTTGGGGTCTTTCGCAGAAGCTTTCTCGTATCGTTGGACCGAATAGAGCACGGGAAGTGTCATTAACTTGCATACCTATCACAGCTGAAATGGGGGAGAAGTGGGGGCTTGTTAACCATATTGTGGACGATAGCCAGGTGCTGAGTAAGGCAATAGAGGTCTGCGAGGCCATTGCAAGGAACAATCGCAACTTGGTTGTGTTGTACAAATCAGTTATAAATGATGGGCTCCAGCTGGACTTGGAACATGCTCGAGCTCTTGAAAAG GAACGGGCTCATGACTATTACAATGGCATGACAAAGGAGCAATTCGCAAGTATGCAGAAATTTATACAGGGCCGGGGTTCGAAGCCACCATCAAAGCTGTAG